The nucleotide window GAAGTATGTACTCTAAAAAAATTGATCTGGTTCTTTTCCATAAACTTCCATTATATATTCAATTTGAAGTTCTAAAATACGGAAAGGAAATTTTTGTAAAAGATGAGGAATACCTAAAAGAGATTAAATTTAAAGTTTTGAGGGAATATCATGAAATGCAGAGGTATTATCAAATGATGAAGGAGAGTATTT belongs to candidate division WOR-3 bacterium and includes:
- a CDS encoding nucleotidyltransferase domain-containing protein, whose amino-acid sequence is MKKVLKEINNIIKRLKEHPKVVAVYIFGSYAKGYKNINSDIDIAVIMKDISFEDEAEIGSMYSKKIDLVLFHKLPLYIQFEVLKYGKEIFVKDEEYLKEIKFKVLREYHEMQRYYQMMKESILNENT